A region from the Desulfoglaeba alkanexedens ALDC genome encodes:
- a CDS encoding tetratricopeptide repeat protein, with protein sequence MQDNTRSHSRWLLVVAWALLVGGCAPRAAVHVPVEWRYPPEKPRQASTPSQSQQPILAPDAPIQERDVSGAEGAAAGASQEPATPQRLASTGFVEQGDAHLAQGNADEAIAFYEQAVQVDAYNGDAFFGLAKAWRRKGQLARSLEFARKAEILFQNRTSKLKDVYLFQADLHQALNDPEKARWYRDRAARL encoded by the coding sequence ATGCAAGACAACACCCGATCGCATTCCCGTTGGCTTTTGGTCGTTGCTTGGGCGCTGCTGGTCGGGGGGTGCGCGCCGCGAGCGGCCGTTCACGTCCCCGTGGAATGGCGTTACCCGCCTGAGAAGCCCCGGCAGGCGTCGACTCCGTCCCAATCGCAGCAGCCGATCCTGGCGCCCGATGCTCCCATCCAGGAACGCGACGTGAGCGGGGCCGAAGGCGCCGCAGCCGGTGCGAGTCAGGAACCGGCGACCCCTCAGCGCCTGGCCTCCACGGGCTTCGTGGAACAGGGTGACGCTCACTTGGCTCAAGGAAACGCGGATGAGGCCATCGCCTTTTACGAGCAGGCCGTCCAGGTGGACGCTTACAACGGCGACGCCTTTTTCGGGCTGGCCAAGGCATGGCGCCGGAAAGGGCAGCTTGCCCGGTCCCTGGAATTCGCCAGGAAGGCCGAAATCCTCTTTCAGAACAGAACGTCAAAACTGAAGGACGTGTACCTCTTTCAAGCCGATCTCCACCAGGCGCTGAACGACCCCGAAAAGGCCCGGTGGTATCGCGATCGGGCCGCACGGCTGTGA
- the proC gene encoding pyrroline-5-carboxylate reductase — MFEQVHIGFIGGGNMGEALIRGLLKARLVPPERVHVCDVSKSRTAHLAAAYGVSILEDEARIASSCGIVVIAVKPQNVFQVLERIRDHLAHRPLIVSIAAGVSLSSLVEALPAETPAVRAMPNTPALVLQGASALARGPCVADRQMAQALALFKAVGIALEVEEQWMDAVTGLSGSGPAYILLVLESLVDGGVLMGLPRAIARDLVVQTALGTAAMLRETGKHPAELKDLVTSPGGTTIHGLQVLEDSGIRGGIMTAVQAAALRSRQLGKNP; from the coding sequence GTGTTCGAGCAGGTTCACATCGGCTTCATAGGCGGCGGCAACATGGGCGAAGCGCTCATTAGGGGGCTTCTGAAGGCGAGACTCGTTCCCCCGGAGCGTGTTCATGTCTGCGATGTGAGCAAGTCGCGCACCGCGCACCTGGCGGCCGCTTACGGGGTTTCCATCCTTGAAGACGAAGCCCGGATCGCGAGTTCCTGCGGGATCGTCGTCATCGCCGTGAAACCCCAAAACGTTTTCCAGGTTCTGGAACGCATCCGGGACCACCTGGCCCATCGCCCGTTGATCGTCTCCATCGCGGCCGGCGTGTCCCTTTCGTCCTTGGTCGAAGCCCTTCCCGCCGAAACCCCGGCGGTCCGGGCGATGCCTAACACCCCGGCACTCGTCCTTCAGGGCGCTTCCGCCCTCGCCCGCGGCCCCTGTGTGGCGGACCGGCAGATGGCCCAGGCCCTGGCGTTGTTCAAGGCGGTAGGGATCGCGCTCGAGGTCGAGGAACAATGGATGGACGCGGTGACGGGCCTGAGCGGCAGCGGCCCGGCCTACATCCTTTTGGTCCTCGAAAGCCTCGTGGACGGCGGAGTGCTCATGGGCCTTCCCCGCGCCATCGCCCGGGACCTGGTGGTGCAGACCGCCCTGGGAACGGCGGCCATGCTCCGGGAAACCGGAAAACATCCTGCGGAACTGAAAGACCTGGTCACATCCCCGGGCGGCACCACCATCCACGGCCTGCAGGTGCTGGAAGACTCCGGCATCCGCGGCGGCATCATGACGGCGGTCCAGGCGGCCGCCTTGAGATCCCGGCAGCTGGGGAAGAACCCGTGA
- a CDS encoding response regulator transcription factor, whose translation MTAKGRILIVDDDPDFVKSTKMMLLADGYEVVAAGDGKEGLKKVQEVQPDLIILDIMMESMFEGFSLLASLRSDPAFASFKNIPILMVSSVRADTGSRFSFEDPEDMGGLPDPDDYLDKPFKPKELLERVADLLRRYRSKV comes from the coding sequence ATGACAGCAAAGGGCAGGATTCTCATCGTGGATGACGATCCGGATTTCGTGAAATCCACCAAAATGATGTTGCTTGCGGACGGATACGAAGTGGTCGCCGCCGGGGATGGGAAGGAGGGACTGAAGAAGGTTCAAGAGGTTCAGCCCGACCTGATCATCCTCGACATCATGATGGAAAGCATGTTCGAAGGTTTCAGCCTGCTCGCCTCTTTGAGGTCGGATCCCGCCTTTGCGTCGTTCAAAAACATCCCCATCCTGATGGTTTCGAGTGTCCGGGCCGATACCGGGTCCCGGTTCAGTTTCGAAGATCCGGAGGACATGGGGGGGCTCCCGGACCCCGACGACTACCTGGACAAGCCGTTCAAACCGAAGGAACTTCTGGAACGGGTGGCCGACCTGCTGCGGCGTTACCGTTCGAAGGTTTGA
- the rnz gene encoding ribonuclease Z translates to MECVLLGSGGMMPMPHRLLTSVAVKTGGRLYLFDAGEGTQIGLKAARMGLGRLAVLAVTHLHADHCLGLPGLLMLRSQIPNPCPLAVLGPPGIREFVLSTQRLLGFHLAPPVRFVEWAENRSPVAWEDEAVRISWLPLEHTRFCLGYRLEEPDRPGRFHAEKAEALGIPSGPLRGRLQRGETVMLPDGTEITPADILGPRRRGRRIAYAVDTRPVEAVVELCRGVDIAFLDGMFHSAEAEHAREKGHMTVAEAARAARKAGAHRCVLVHLSPRYQDEDLDRLEQEARKEHPGAAMGRDLQRFDVPLPGDETAP, encoded by the coding sequence ATGGAATGCGTTCTGCTTGGAAGCGGCGGCATGATGCCCATGCCCCACCGGCTGCTCACGTCCGTCGCGGTGAAGACGGGAGGCAGGCTTTATCTTTTCGATGCGGGCGAAGGAACTCAGATCGGCCTGAAGGCGGCCCGGATGGGCCTGGGCAGGCTCGCGGTCCTCGCCGTCACCCATCTCCACGCGGACCACTGCCTGGGACTTCCCGGCCTCCTCATGCTTCGCTCCCAGATCCCGAACCCCTGCCCGCTCGCGGTCCTCGGGCCTCCCGGCATTCGGGAATTCGTCCTATCGACCCAGCGACTTCTCGGGTTTCACCTCGCCCCTCCGGTCCGGTTCGTGGAATGGGCCGAGAATCGAAGCCCTGTGGCCTGGGAAGACGAAGCGGTCCGCATCAGTTGGCTGCCCCTGGAGCACACCCGGTTCTGCCTGGGATACCGGCTGGAAGAACCTGACCGCCCGGGGCGCTTCCATGCGGAAAAGGCGGAAGCCCTGGGGATCCCCTCCGGCCCGCTCCGGGGACGGCTCCAGCGAGGCGAAACCGTCATGCTGCCGGACGGCACGGAAATCACTCCGGCCGATATCCTCGGCCCGCGGCGGCGGGGACGGCGCATCGCTTACGCGGTCGACACCCGGCCCGTGGAAGCCGTGGTCGAACTGTGCCGGGGCGTCGATATCGCCTTTCTCGACGGGATGTTCCATTCCGCCGAGGCCGAACACGCCCGGGAAAAAGGCCACATGACCGTAGCGGAGGCCGCCCGCGCCGCCCGGAAGGCCGGAGCGCACCGGTGCGTCCTGGTGCACCTGAGTCCCCGGTACCAGGACGAGGATCTCGATCGGCTCGAACAGGAAGCCCGGAAGGAACACCCGGGGGCCGCGATGGGCCGGGACCTCCAGCGCTTCGACGTGCCCCTTCCCGGTGATGAAACTGCTCCGTAG
- a CDS encoding 2-isopropylmalate synthase, which produces MSRKIHIFDTTLRDGEQVPGAKLNRRQKLEIAEQLAKLGVDVIEAGFPCSSPEDLQAVRSVAEQVKGPVIAGLARAVPQDIDIAWEAVQKAERPRIHVFLGSSDIHLQKKLRQDRESALQRAVDAVRYAKKYCEDVEYSTEDASRSDFEYLCRVVDACIQAGATVINIPDTVGYAIPDQFGELILKLKETVPALDRVRLSVHCHNDLGLAVANTLAAVRNGAEQVECTINGVGERAGNASLEEIVMAIRTREAFFDAHTDIRTTEIYRTSRMVSRLMNIPVQPNKAIVGANAFAHSSGIHQDGILKDRSTYEIIRPEDVGIKAHTLVLTARSGRAALRHRLKELGYDLTPEQFERVHQRFLNVADRKKEISSQDLNSIVEIELSKVPETYTFESLQIMSGSTMTPLASVTLMKEGTAFTDAATGNGPVNAVFNCIERIIGQQGTLRDYDLKAVTMGKDALGEAMVRVEIGGAIYSGIGTSPDVIEASARAYVNAFNRFFANSH; this is translated from the coding sequence ATGAGCCGAAAAATTCACATTTTCGACACCACGCTGCGGGACGGCGAACAGGTTCCCGGAGCGAAACTCAACCGGCGCCAGAAGCTGGAAATCGCCGAACAGCTGGCCAAGCTGGGCGTGGACGTGATCGAGGCGGGGTTCCCTTGCTCCTCCCCGGAAGATCTGCAGGCGGTGCGTTCCGTCGCCGAACAGGTCAAGGGGCCTGTCATCGCCGGGCTGGCCCGCGCGGTGCCTCAGGACATCGACATCGCCTGGGAAGCGGTGCAGAAGGCCGAAAGGCCTCGCATTCACGTGTTTCTCGGATCTTCCGACATTCACCTGCAGAAGAAGCTCCGCCAGGACCGCGAAAGCGCCTTGCAACGGGCCGTAGACGCGGTACGGTACGCCAAGAAATACTGCGAGGACGTGGAATATTCCACCGAAGATGCGTCCCGGAGCGACTTCGAGTACCTGTGCCGTGTGGTGGACGCCTGCATCCAGGCGGGGGCGACGGTGATCAACATCCCCGACACGGTGGGCTACGCCATTCCCGACCAGTTTGGAGAACTCATCCTCAAACTGAAGGAAACAGTGCCGGCCCTGGACCGGGTCCGATTGAGCGTCCATTGCCACAACGACCTGGGCCTGGCGGTGGCCAACACGCTCGCGGCCGTTCGAAACGGCGCCGAACAGGTGGAATGCACCATCAACGGCGTGGGGGAACGGGCCGGGAACGCGTCGCTGGAAGAAATCGTCATGGCGATCCGGACCCGCGAGGCCTTCTTCGACGCTCACACGGACATCCGGACCACGGAGATCTACCGCACCAGCCGCATGGTGAGCCGACTCATGAACATCCCTGTGCAGCCCAACAAGGCCATCGTCGGAGCCAATGCCTTCGCGCATTCCTCCGGGATCCACCAGGACGGCATCCTCAAGGATCGGAGCACCTACGAAATCATCCGGCCTGAAGATGTGGGCATCAAGGCGCACACGCTGGTTCTGACCGCCCGGTCCGGCCGCGCGGCCCTGAGACACCGGCTCAAGGAACTCGGCTATGACCTGACCCCGGAACAGTTCGAACGGGTCCACCAGCGGTTCCTGAACGTCGCCGACCGCAAAAAGGAAATCAGCAGCCAGGATCTCAACAGCATCGTCGAAATCGAACTGAGCAAGGTACCTGAAACCTACACCTTCGAGAGCCTCCAGATCATGAGCGGAAGCACCATGACACCCTTGGCGTCGGTCACCTTGATGAAGGAGGGCACCGCCTTCACGGACGCCGCCACGGGAAACGGCCCCGTGAATGCGGTTTTCAATTGCATCGAACGTATCATAGGGCAGCAGGGCACCCTCAGGGACTATGACCTGAAAGCGGTCACCATGGGTAAGGACGCTCTGGGGGAAGCCATGGTCCGCGTGGAGATCGGCGGAGCCATCTATTCGGGCATCGGCACCAGTCCCGACGTGATCGAAGCCAGTGCCCGGGCCTACGTAAACGCCTTCAACCGCTTTTTCGCCAACTCCCACTGA
- a CDS encoding complex I 24 kDa subunit family protein, which yields MERNLQAVDEIIDQWGAKPESLLQIMLDVNHHFNYLPRESIERISKRLRMPISQVYSVATFFKVFSLKPRGRTIVHVCTGTACHVRGAPKILDRVKQDLGLNPGETTEDMALTLETVNCVGACASAPVVVVGGETYSEMTPNKMAEIIKAIKAQKAA from the coding sequence ATGGAACGCAATCTTCAGGCCGTGGATGAGATCATCGATCAATGGGGGGCGAAGCCAGAATCCCTCCTCCAGATCATGCTCGACGTGAACCACCATTTCAATTACCTGCCTCGGGAAAGCATCGAACGCATTTCAAAGCGCCTGAGGATGCCCATCAGCCAGGTGTACAGCGTGGCGACCTTCTTCAAGGTGTTCAGCCTGAAGCCTCGCGGGCGGACCATTGTTCACGTGTGTACCGGAACGGCGTGTCACGTGAGGGGGGCACCGAAAATCCTGGACCGGGTGAAGCAGGACCTGGGGCTGAATCCCGGAGAAACCACCGAGGATATGGCTTTGACCCTGGAAACGGTCAACTGCGTGGGCGCGTGTGCTTCGGCGCCGGTGGTGGTGGTGGGCGGAGAAACCTACAGCGAGATGACGCCGAACAAGATGGCGGAGATCATCAAAGCGATCAAAGCGCAGAAGGCGGCGTAA
- a CDS encoding AI-2E family transporter translates to MESKSKSGAGAAAEKGHRPFLLVMLFFALYLAYIILRPFLHTLILAVVLASLSQPLQDRLVRAYRGRRNAAAFTVILAVVFLIALPFFFFVTQLVDQGVESINQVTEWIRAGNLEKMAEHPFFLKMTAWANHQLDFLDLSTVSFKEPLLQFSKNFGQFLISRVAGLLGDMATLVTHFFIMLFVTFYVVRDGREMVHAVKYLSPLREEQEDRILLKVKMVTRSVFLGSFATALCQGIVGGVGLSIVGIPGLFWGSTMAFASLIPLVGTALVWMPAVGYLLFLGKWKSALFLAAWCVVFVGSIDNFLRPFFMRGQSDMSPFYIFLAIIGGVQYFGLVGILYGPLILAFAMVMLYIYQIEYRDLLESEHPPVPSVSAPAESEK, encoded by the coding sequence ATGGAGTCCAAATCGAAATCGGGGGCGGGAGCAGCGGCGGAAAAGGGGCATCGCCCGTTTCTTCTGGTGATGCTCTTTTTCGCCCTGTACCTTGCCTACATCATCCTGAGGCCGTTTCTTCACACGCTTATTCTGGCCGTGGTCCTGGCGTCGCTCTCCCAGCCGCTACAGGACCGGTTGGTGCGCGCCTACCGGGGGCGAAGAAACGCGGCCGCCTTCACGGTGATTCTGGCCGTCGTCTTTCTGATCGCGCTGCCCTTTTTCTTTTTCGTGACCCAGCTGGTGGATCAGGGCGTGGAATCCATCAACCAGGTCACCGAATGGATCCGGGCCGGCAACCTGGAAAAGATGGCCGAACACCCATTCTTCCTCAAGATGACGGCTTGGGCGAACCATCAGCTGGATTTCCTTGACCTTTCGACGGTGAGCTTCAAGGAACCGCTGCTTCAGTTCAGCAAGAACTTCGGCCAGTTCCTGATCAGCCGTGTCGCGGGCCTCCTCGGAGACATGGCGACTCTCGTCACCCATTTTTTCATCATGCTGTTTGTGACCTTCTACGTCGTCCGGGACGGCCGGGAGATGGTCCATGCCGTGAAATACCTCTCGCCGCTCCGGGAAGAACAGGAAGACCGCATCCTGCTGAAGGTCAAAATGGTCACCCGTTCGGTCTTTCTGGGGAGTTTCGCCACGGCTCTGTGCCAGGGCATCGTGGGCGGGGTGGGGCTGTCCATCGTCGGTATCCCCGGACTCTTCTGGGGATCGACCATGGCCTTCGCATCGCTCATCCCCTTGGTAGGGACGGCGCTGGTGTGGATGCCCGCTGTGGGCTACCTGTTGTTTCTGGGAAAGTGGAAATCCGCCCTGTTTCTTGCCGCCTGGTGCGTGGTTTTCGTGGGAAGCATCGATAACTTCCTGAGGCCCTTTTTCATGCGGGGGCAGTCGGATATGTCCCCCTTTTACATCTTCCTCGCCATCATCGGCGGCGTCCAATACTTCGGGCTGGTGGGCATCCTCTACGGTCCCTTGATTCTCGCCTTCGCCATGGTGATGCTCTACATCTACCAGATCGAATACCGCGATCTGCTCGAATCGGAACACCCGCCGGTTCCGTCCGTGTCGGCTCCCGCGGAATCCGAAAAATAA
- a CDS encoding CCA tRNA nucleotidyltransferase — protein MGSRMGGLEIPADVGRVLDLLLVAGSRSWVVGGVLRDHLLGAAPRDWDLATEAAPEEVLRILRPHFTVVPVALKHGTVRAITPKREVEITSLRGPGVEGLLRDLGRRDFTINAMAWAYPDGGLLDPGEGKKDLETGCLRAVGDPQARFREDPLRVLRAARFVSCLGFRVDAATYRALRSEAEGLRKVAVERVRDEMCRLLLGSYIEPAFSLLRNGRLLPWILPEILEGFGVRQNRYHRHDVYRHTIQVVRNAPARLPVRLAALLHDIGKPRVRKSVGGEFRFHGHAAAGAEVAAAVLTRWRLPGRLVQDVVVLVRNHMLLGSDRWSGAAVRRFIRRVGKERLPDLFDLARADRLDHVDPEASLAALDRLKVRVRDELEKSPPLERGELAIDGADVMDRLDIGPGPMVGEILKRVQELVLDDPEKNDRQRLLDWIQSRYGSLPSN, from the coding sequence GTGGGTTCAAGGATGGGCGGACTCGAGATCCCTGCTGACGTGGGCCGTGTGCTGGACCTGCTGCTGGTGGCCGGCAGCAGGTCATGGGTGGTCGGCGGCGTGCTGCGCGATCACCTGCTGGGAGCCGCCCCCAGGGACTGGGACCTGGCGACGGAAGCGGCGCCGGAGGAGGTCCTTCGGATTCTCCGTCCTCACTTCACCGTGGTTCCCGTGGCGCTGAAGCACGGGACCGTCCGGGCGATCACCCCGAAACGAGAGGTGGAGATCACCAGTCTTCGCGGGCCAGGTGTGGAGGGATTGCTGCGGGACCTAGGCCGCCGGGATTTCACCATCAATGCCATGGCGTGGGCATATCCCGACGGAGGGCTCCTGGATCCCGGCGAGGGGAAAAAGGACTTGGAGACCGGCTGCCTTCGGGCCGTGGGAGATCCGCAAGCTCGGTTCCGGGAAGATCCGCTGCGAGTCCTCAGAGCGGCCCGGTTCGTGAGCTGCCTGGGTTTTCGAGTGGATGCAGCCACTTACCGGGCGCTCAGATCCGAAGCGGAAGGACTCCGGAAGGTGGCCGTGGAACGGGTCCGCGACGAAATGTGCCGTTTGCTTCTCGGAAGCTACATCGAGCCCGCCTTTTCCCTGCTTCGAAACGGCCGGCTGCTCCCATGGATCCTTCCGGAAATCTTGGAAGGCTTCGGTGTGCGTCAGAACCGGTATCACCGCCACGATGTGTATCGGCACACAATCCAGGTCGTACGAAACGCTCCGGCGCGGCTCCCGGTACGCCTCGCCGCGCTGCTTCACGACATCGGCAAGCCTCGCGTCCGGAAAAGCGTCGGCGGAGAATTCCGGTTCCACGGACACGCCGCGGCCGGTGCCGAAGTGGCCGCGGCCGTCCTCACCCGGTGGCGGCTTCCCGGGAGACTGGTCCAGGACGTGGTCGTTTTGGTCCGGAACCACATGCTCCTGGGAAGCGACCGGTGGAGCGGCGCCGCAGTGCGGCGTTTCATCCGCCGCGTGGGCAAGGAACGCCTTCCCGACCTTTTCGACCTTGCGCGTGCGGACCGGTTGGATCACGTGGATCCGGAAGCGTCCCTGGCCGCCCTGGATCGGCTGAAGGTTCGGGTTCGGGATGAACTGGAAAAAAGTCCGCCCCTGGAGCGGGGGGAACTGGCCATCGACGGGGCCGACGTAATGGACCGGCTGGACATCGGGCCGGGACCCATGGTGGGTGAAATCTTAAAACGGGTCCAGGAGCTGGTGCTCGACGATCCTGAAAAAAACGACAGGCAGAGACTCCTGGATTGGATACAGTCCAGGTACGGATCCTTGCCATCGAACTGA
- a CDS encoding ATP-binding response regulator gives MMVNPPKVLVIDDEEIARVACRRVLSREGIEVTLAPSGREGLEILARDPHDLVLVDLKMPEMDGVEVARRIHELDPSIVIVIITGYATVESAVAAMKQGAYDYLPKPFTPDELLIVVRRGLEKRRLDLESRALREEKAAIERNFVTMVTHQLRSPLSAILQYFDVLLEGIGGELTEVQREMLERARERLQGLLELINDWLDMSRIQEGDIVRRLRPVDLAACVDEALKGLEWAAREKDVAIQVQLPEDLPKILADPGSFREVLSNLISNAVKYNREKGVVVVRAEACPGGVSIQVTDTGFGIAETELPFIFDQFYRGKDSRVRSLEGTGLGLAIAQKIVRAHGGCLRVRSELGRGSTFEVIVSAAGGDNVTNGTR, from the coding sequence ATGATGGTGAATCCCCCGAAAGTGCTGGTCATCGATGACGAAGAAATCGCCCGGGTGGCCTGCCGCCGAGTGCTGAGCCGTGAAGGGATCGAGGTTACGCTTGCCCCGAGCGGTCGTGAGGGGCTGGAGATACTGGCGCGCGACCCCCACGACCTGGTGCTGGTGGACCTCAAGATGCCGGAAATGGACGGCGTGGAGGTGGCGCGGCGCATTCACGAGTTGGATCCTTCCATCGTGATCGTCATCATAACCGGGTACGCAACCGTGGAAAGCGCCGTGGCCGCCATGAAACAAGGCGCCTACGACTACCTTCCCAAGCCCTTCACGCCGGATGAACTGCTGATCGTCGTCCGGCGCGGCCTCGAAAAGCGGCGCCTCGACCTGGAATCCCGGGCGCTGCGTGAAGAAAAGGCGGCGATCGAACGGAACTTCGTGACCATGGTGACTCACCAGCTCCGGTCGCCGCTGTCGGCGATCCTTCAATACTTCGATGTACTGCTGGAGGGCATCGGGGGGGAGCTTACGGAGGTCCAGCGGGAGATGCTGGAGCGCGCCCGCGAAAGGCTCCAGGGACTCCTGGAACTCATCAACGATTGGCTCGACATGAGCCGCATCCAGGAAGGGGACATCGTTCGGCGCCTCCGCCCGGTGGATCTGGCGGCCTGCGTGGATGAAGCGTTGAAGGGGCTGGAGTGGGCCGCGCGGGAAAAGGACGTGGCCATCCAGGTGCAATTGCCGGAAGATCTGCCGAAGATCCTGGCGGACCCCGGATCTTTCCGGGAGGTGTTGAGCAACCTCATTTCCAACGCGGTGAAATACAACCGGGAAAAGGGCGTGGTGGTGGTGCGGGCCGAAGCATGCCCCGGGGGCGTTTCCATCCAGGTGACGGACACCGGCTTCGGCATCGCCGAAACGGAACTTCCCTTCATCTTCGACCAGTTCTACCGTGGAAAGGACTCCCGGGTCCGCTCGCTCGAAGGGACGGGCCTGGGGCTCGCCATAGCTCAGAAGATCGTCCGGGCTCACGGGGGTTGCCTTCGGGTCCGTAGCGAACTGGGGCGGGGGTCGACCTTCGAGGTGATCGTTTCTGCGGCGGGCGGGGATAATGTGACAAATGGTACAAGGTGA
- a CDS encoding GNAT family N-acetyltransferase encodes MNAIAAHELPSPKESLLNNGEVVVLRLLETVDEEALRKFFEGIPDREVETLRDDVRNPRTISRWIESLDYRYVTPLVAWDAAMKGIVAVCTLHRMKGVYRHVAEIRIVVGTSHRKLGLGSTLIKELVEIGTRQGLFFLRAEILAENQLAVKAFRQLGFEVKCTLEDYFMTAAGKTRDVVLMMKRLRFALEEDFFYVF; translated from the coding sequence ATGAACGCGATCGCGGCCCACGAACTGCCCTCTCCGAAAGAAAGCCTGCTCAACAACGGAGAAGTCGTTGTCCTGAGGCTCCTGGAAACCGTGGACGAAGAGGCGCTGCGGAAATTCTTCGAGGGTATTCCAGACCGGGAAGTGGAAACGCTCCGGGACGACGTGCGCAACCCCCGGACCATCTCGCGCTGGATCGAGAGCCTCGACTACCGGTACGTCACACCGCTGGTGGCCTGGGACGCCGCCATGAAGGGGATCGTCGCCGTCTGTACCCTCCACCGGATGAAGGGTGTGTACCGCCACGTGGCCGAAATCCGAATCGTCGTCGGCACCTCCCACCGGAAGTTGGGCCTTGGATCCACGCTCATCAAAGAACTGGTCGAAATCGGCACTCGCCAGGGCCTCTTTTTCCTCAGAGCCGAGATTCTGGCGGAAAATCAACTGGCGGTGAAGGCTTTCCGGCAGCTGGGCTTCGAGGTCAAGTGCACCCTGGAAGACTACTTCATGACCGCCGCGGGCAAGACCCGGGATGTGGTCCTGATGATGAAACGATTGCGGTTTGCCCTTGAAGAAGACTTCTTTTATGTGTTCTGA